A single region of the Indicator indicator isolate 239-I01 chromosome 3, UM_Iind_1.1, whole genome shotgun sequence genome encodes:
- the LOC128981111 gene encoding hydrocephalus-inducing protein homolog, translated as MALLPLSCSPAAVGAQSLTFEISGEGKLPQVRVLRPVLKDRRGNPLLLFRKLLLGAWEKLPLVLQNSGAVPAQVLMDLLDEEGVFFLKASPTTKCLYQAVGMKDSAGEEKKLHTASLLLRRGEVAEFEVVFKPTLAQRLEGKVHLSVLDNPSEATIRLVGEGYEDDFTLDNIQGLVADREEQNLTESSLEEEDIIEAASGDHIQFGFCPIGAPCTVTFTITNRSRVQALRFEWLPEAPFHFSPQVGHLHAGCAKDITVTLQSEVEVTFKRHPVKCQVSRISFQLPPEEVPDWDDRLRAIKWVDTTRAPGARWPVKKKVRSTAAKAT; from the exons AtggctctgctgcccctctcctgcagccctgcagcagtgggagcACAAAGCCTGACCTTTGAGATCAGTGGAGAGGGGAAGCTGCCTCAGGTGAGGGTCCTGCGCCCGGTGCTGAAGGACAGGAGAGGGAAccccctgctgctcttcaggaagctcctgctgggtgcctgggagaagctgcccctggtcctgcagAACTctggtgctgtccctgcccag GTGCTGATGGACCTGCTGGACGAAGAGGGAGTTTTCTTCTTGAAAGCCAGCCCCACCACCAAATGCCTCTACCAAGCTGTGGGCATGAAGGactctgctggagaag AGAAGAAGCTCCACActgcctccctgctcctgcgtcgtggggaggtggcagagttTGAAGTGGTTTTCAAACCCACCCTGGCCCAACGCCTGGAAGGGAAGGTCCACCTGTCAGTGCTGGACAACCCCTCTGAGGCCACCATCAGGCTGGTGGGTGAAGGCTATGAAGATGACTTCACCCTAGACAACATCCAAGGCCTGGTGGCAGACAGGGAGGAGCAGAACCtcactgagagcagcctggaggaggaggacatcATTGAGG CTGCCTCAGGAGACCACATCCAGTTTGGGTTCTGTCCCATTGGCGCTCCCTGCACTGTGACCTTCACCATCACCAACCGCAGCAGGGTGCAGGCCCTGCGCTTTGAGTGGCTGCCTGAGGCCCCCTTCCACTTCTCCCCCCAG GTGGGACACCTCCATGCTGGCTGTGCTAAGGACATCACAGTGACCTTGCAATCAGAAGTCGAGGTCACCTTCAAAAGGCACCCTGTGAAGTGTCAGGTGTCCAGGATCTCCTTCCAGCTGCCACCAGAGGAGGTCCCTGACTGGGACGACCGCCTGCGTGCCATCAAGTGGGTGGATACCACAAGGGCCCCAGGTGCCAGGTGGcctgtcaagaagaaggtgagaagcacagcagcaaaagctACCTGA